The nucleotide window TCTCTCCATTTCTCACACCTATGAACCTTAGAACGTCATCGTGCACTGTAATTCCACCTGTGTTTTCCCTGTCCTCCTGGACAAGCAGAGGGAACATTTTATTTCCGATGATCGCTATGGTGTCACCGTAACCCAACCCCTTGCCCTTCATTATATCTGGGTCTATGAGACACACGTTCCTACTCTTGACTTTTCTTGTCCCACTAAATAACTTAATGAAGAATTCGCTAACCATCCCTTACCTAAGAAACTATGGGACTTTAGGGATAAAAAGCTTCATTCAGGGAGTTTTTATGCCCAAAATTAATTGAAAGGACATTGGTCTGCAAAATACGGATTAATCCTGTAAATAAATATCTATTACTAGTTAAAACTAGGTTTCCTAAACTTTTCCTGAAGGACATATGCTTGTCAAGAGAACTGTATGTTGAATAAGAATAAATAGTAGATCGTTAGTATATAACAGATTCCTCATAATTTCCTCATAATTTAAACAGATGACTAAAACTACGTCTAAATATGTTTAAAGATTTGCTAGCTATTTGGAAGAAATTTATAATTATAATTACATTATTTGTTCTATGAGTTATACAAAGTTTAAATAATTTAATAACAAAGTTACACTAAGTTAACAAATTATAGAAATCTTTTTAAGGGGGGAATACTACAGAGAGAACACCATGTTGTGTGTAAATATGTTTAATCATGTTAAAATACACATAAAAGTGGTGATATGATGCAGAAGATGGAGTACAAGGTTACGGAGAAGGTGAGGCGATATGAAAGAAAATTTAATTTTTATACTGCACTAGCTACAATCTTCACTGGAATATTTACATGGATTTCCGCTATTTTAAAGCAAGTTTTGATGATAGAGACAGGAATCCTTCTCTTCACGACCGCTTTAACTATCCTAGCGGTGAATCTTGTCGTGGACATAAAAGTTAAGTCCCACTCCAACTCTTGGGTATACGCTACTCCACCTAGGGAGATTTTAAAGTCGGCTGACAGGATAGGTAAGGAACTCTGTGAGCATAGACCCTCTCTCCTTGAAGGGAACAACCCCATAAGCAGACTGGTGTCCAAGATCTTTAAGAAGAGTTGGGCACATTTTGCTATTATTCTCCCAAGTTTTGTCATTTTCTATGTCGTCATGGCTACAGGTCTAATAGGGTATCAGAAGCTAGGTCCAGCGGGAATTTCTCTAGTTAATTTCGCGTCGGATATAAGTTGGCTCTTCTGGTTCCCCCTCCTATGGCTACTGACTTGGTTAGCAAATGGACGCGCCTGGTGCCAGACCTGTCCCTTCAGCGGGCAAGCGGAGTGGGTTCATAGGCTTCACCCTTGGAAGAAGATGAGCAAGAAACTAGGCCTCAATCTGAGGTGGCCCATCAAGTACAGTACCATCTTTTATTCAGCGGTAGGTTTCTCGGTTCTAACCTGGATGGAAGAATTCTATGGCATAGGGGGGCCTGGAGTTCCTGAGCTGACCTCTGTGGTGTTGATATATATAGGAGCGCTGGAGCTCTTCATAAGCTTGCTATTTCAGGATAGAACGTTCTGCAGGACAATCTGTCCACTCAGCGCCCCACTGGCTGTGACCACCACGATATCTCCATTGGGGACCTTTAGGGCTAAGAACCCGGAAGTATGCAAGGCTTGCACCACTAAGGACTGTATGAGGGGCAATGAAAAGTATCACGGTTGCCCGTGGTTTGCCTCCCCAGGCAGCAAAGAGAACTCCCCGATGTGCGGTCTTGCCTCGGACTGCTATAAGGCTTGCCCACATGAGAACATAGACTGGCAGGTAAAGAGATTCCCATGGTTAAGCGACCTCTCCTCAGGGAAAAAGAGGTTTGACTTTGCGTTAACAGTTACGTTGCTTACTGGAGTTGTATTATTCCAATTCCTGAACGCCCTTCCAGTTTATTCCATGATCGACGGATTCCTGAATTCAGTGACTGGTTGGGCTAACTTCGCCCAGTACCTTGTACCTGGTCTAGGAAAGTTTGGGTATTCCACTGACGGTTATCCCAACCCATTGGACTATTTCGCCATAAACTTGGTTCCTATAATTGGAGTAATTTTGGCAGCCAAGTTTGAGGAAAGGAGAGGGGTGCCATTAAAGTGGGGGTTCACTACCATATCATATGCGCTGATCCCTGTGTTTGCAGCGTCAATCCTAGTGAGAAACCTGCCTAAGTTCCTAGGTGGTTCTCCCCTGATACTAAACGAGATATTAGATCCTACAGGTGCAGGAATGCACAACAGTGCGATTTACTCTACCTTCTGGGGGTCATTCCTCCACTCCCTAGGCAACGATCCCCTCCACGCGTCTGCGGCCTGGTGGGTACTCCTGGTCATGGAGGCTGTGATGGCTTTTGGGATCTACTTGGGAATAAGAGCGTCTAACATGCTTGCGGAGACTGACGGGGTTAGCAAATGGACGTACTATGCAGTGGTCCTTGGCTTTGGCGTAACCTTCATGTTGGTCACGTACTGGATGTCGTCTCCTGCGAATCCGGCCCTACCTTTCTATAATCCCTACCTAGGAAACGTGGTTTACAACCCGTTGCAGGCTTCTCCACCGTTCTGAGGTGATAGTATGGAACCCATAGTCTTGATTGATGTTGACAGGTGCGTCGGTTGCTACATGTGCCAAAGGGCTTGCGCGCTAGCCCAATGCATAGAGATAAATGAGTTCACAAGATTTGCTGAGGTAGTCAGACCTGAGGACTGCACAGGTTGTATGGCTTGCGAAAGGGCTTGTCCATACAACTGCATTGAGGTACTCAGTGAGGGAGTTGACGTTTCAGCAAGGGCTAAGGTAACGTTGTCGAGAGTGAGGCGGTACATGAATAAGAGGTTGAGGACTGTCTTCTCAACTACCACGGTTAAGGAGGGGGCCATGATTATGACCAAGGAGAACATAGGCTCACTGCTCATATGGTCGGATAAGCTCAAGATAGCTACAGAGACTGACATCCTGAACGCCTGGTACACGGGAAAGGAGAATGAGCTACTTGTAGCTTTCTCTCATGAGGCAGTTACGGTAGAGGGTAGAGCTACTGTACAAGAAGCACTGGAGGTCATGATAAAGAAGGGAATAGGCCATCTTCCAGTTCTGGAAAGAGGGAAACTGGTGGGAATGCTGTCCATAAGGGACGCATTGAGGGCGTCCTCTGTTACATCGCCAGTTAAGGACCAGGGAATATTTCCCATTAATCCAAACGGGAAGGTGAGGGAATTCGTCAAGACCTGTCCAGTACTCCAGAATCCAACCAACGAAAAGGTCTTAGTCACACTCAGGGAGCACGGTCTAAAGGCCCTATTGGTTAGAGATAACGATAGGGTAGGTCTAATTTCCGTGAGAGATCTGACCAAGGCCCTCGCCCTAGGAAGGTCGCTAAAGGATCACGCTGAGCCAAGGTGGGTTAAACCCATTTCTGCGGAGGAGTCGATCTCTAAGGCCATTGCTATTATGATGGAGCATAACATCAGGAACATGCCGGTGATAGACGGAGAAGAATTGAAAATTCTAAGCGTCAAGGAGATAGCTAAACATGCAATCTGGATCACTGCCCCTGAGAGAGGGGCATAGAAAAAGTAGACCTTTTAATTTTAAAGTTACTATATTTTAAACTTATCTAGAAAAATATTTTAAGATATAAAGTTTTCTCCGTTTACGGATATGACATCTCTATGTCCTTATTGACTGGAGAGTTTCCTGAAGTAACCCTAAAAACCTCCGAGCATCTTCCCGTTAAGCTAATCAAAAATCCATGATAAAGAGAACGCAAACCTCGCCCTTAGGGCGGGGAGGAGGTCAGATGAAGCTCAAATGTAGACAATCCGATGGAACAGGCCGTCCTTTACGGACGTGCTCTTCGCGTTATGGACGTTCATACCTCCTCCAATGGCAGGTGAGATCTTAATCGTTACGCTAACCTTAAGTTATACTCGTCTTGAGATGACCTCAAGAGTCCTCAACTATGCACTCCAACTGCTGGGATAACGTCTTTCAGTACAGGATTGTATCTTAGACAAGTTGAATGTTGATATGGAAGGTCCATGAACTGGAAGGTAGGGAGAAAGTGCTGGGAGATGGAGGGATATTCCCTCACCCTTTAGGGTAGGGAAAGGATCCAGTGGCGGTATGTCTTTAGGAGACTATTCCTGTCTGAAAACTCTCTTTGTCTTTGGATTCATATTCCTCCTCTATCATCATTCTGATAGCCTTCCTGAATAATTCGCTTCTTTTCACCTGGGCGGTCGTCAGGTATTTTTCTATTTTACTATCTAAATCGTCTGGAATCTTCAGTGTCAGAATAGTTAACTCAGAAGAGCTAATCAAATCGTCTATAGGAATGTTCTCGTCGATGATTCTTTCAACTCTTTTCCTTATTTCCGAGGAAAGAGATGTTTTCCTCCTCCTCACTATTTCCCACGCCTGCTCAGCCAGACTTTTTTCAACCTTAAATGACCTTACCTTCATTCAGGAAAGTTTTAGTTTTGTAGATAATAAATTTTTGTTTAATTATACAAAGCAAGTTGATATCTTTGAATATTTCTAAGTATAATTCAAAAAACATATTTGTGTAAAATCTCCATACACGTTAGGGTAAGTCTCTTACTTTGTCCTCCTTCTATTTATCATATTAGTTATAAAATTTTACATAAAAACAAGATTCCGTAAGGGGGATGTTATCCAAAAAGCTGAATAACGCACCGATTAGAAGATGCTTAGTTTCCCCCTAAAGTCTTCAGGGAAAATATCCTTAGGGAGATATGCCGTTACTATCCAATTTGGCACATCTACGACTTGACTTACCTTCAGATCCACCGCTACGCTGGCCAGCATATATGCTTCCACCGGGCTCATGAAGCGGGATAAGATCGAGATAATCCCTTTCACTGCTTTTTTGCCTGCCTCCCAAAGGTTATGGTCAATTCCTGGATAGGCGAGATATTCCCTATAGTCCGTCTCTTTCACGGAAGGACTCTCAAAGATAGGTTGTTGAAGCCCTTTACCCTTGTGTAGCGTTACTCTCAGGGTTACGTCTATTGGTGCCTCTATGGCAGTCCCGCAGACTTCCCCATCTCCCTGAGCCAAATGTGTATCACCTAAAGAAAGGAGTGCTCCCTTAACGAAAACCGGAAGGTAAAGCCTGGACCCCTTTCCCAAGTGTTTAATGTCCATATTTCCTCCATTTTCCCTTGGAGGTATTGTACTGAACTTACCCGGTGAGGGTAATGCAGTGCCGATGACACCCGGAAAGGGATAAAGCGGTATCTTAACCGAGGTCACATCTCCAAACTTAGCCTCAGCGTACTCTCTCACTTTCCATATTTTTAAAGCGGGACCGGCTAGGTCTATCGGCGTTGTATACTGGTCGTTAGCTAAAAACCCAAAACCTGGTAGCACGCCGGTCCAACCCCACCCCTTATGTTGGAGATCTAAGAACTCGATTTCTAACGCGTCGCCTGGTTCCGCATTTTGGATCTCGATAGGTCCTGTAAGGGGGTGGATTCTTGAGAAGTCCAACTTTAGTAAATCTGAGGCTGTGGAACTAGGAGTAACCTGGCCGTCCGAAGCTTCCTTAGATTCAACCTTAATGACATCTCCTGACTTAATTGAGAAAACTGGTGGGAGAGAGTTGTCCCATTTGTTATGGGACAGCCTTGAATGGATTGTATACATGATGATAAGAAGAATCACAGGGAAATAAAATCTAGGTTATCCTCGTCCTCCGACAACGTGATTACATCAGTCAAGTCTCACCTCGTCTCGCCCTATAGGGCAAGACTTACCTAGCTATGCAATGGGATACTACGGAGCAATTCAACGGAAACGTAGCTCTTCTGTTACGTTAGGAAGTTAGACTCTATCTCATGCAGTACCGCAGACTACAGTACTGGATTGGATGGCAAGCTAAAAAGCGCGGTCTCAAGGTAATCTACGTCGACCCACACTTCTCCTTCACCTCATGGCCTAAGTGCGGGAATAAGATGGAAGAAACAGGACATAGGTACCTCAGTTGCCCTTGCGGTTATGAGATCGATCATGACTTCATCGCAGTCATGAACCTTTATGGGAGGCGTTGTCTGAGCCTCTCGACTGCCCCTCAAATGAGAGATGTAAATCCGAATCGATAAGGGGAACCCTTGCTTTTAAGGTGAGGAGGAAGTCAGAGATTATTTAACAAGTTAGAAGGACATTCGGGCTAGGTTAATTTAAGCCCGTCTAAAATACCAAAAACCGATCGTCTCTTAAGAAACTACGGTGCTAATCTCGGATCCTTGTAATATGACTTGTCCGAGTAGCTCCTCAAGAGGACGCGTGTTTTCGGTGTCGACTACCACGTCAGACGGGGAGAACACCTCAAAATAACGCCATTGCCTCAAACTCTTGAACTTGACAGCTATAAGCGCGTGACCCTCTAGAGGAAACATGGAGACGAACCTTAAGATCTTGTCTAACTGGATTGATCTTACCTTAACCTTCCTCTCCCAGGTACTCTTAACCTCTATTGACAGAAGTACACTACCCCTCACTGCAAACACGTCTGGCAAAGGGTTCCCAGAAGAATTTGAAGTCGGTATCCTCACCGAGTTGTATCCAGCGTTTCTTAGGATGGATACCAACTCTCTCTCAGCGTTCCTACCTACATCCTTATTCATGAGTAAATCTGAGTGCGGAATAGCAAATAAGGGAGAGGGCACTTCACACAAACTTCACACCGCTCCGCTGATCCTCCCTCAATATCCTGTCCACCGTTACGAGGGTTATTATCATCACTGGGAGGGCTGCTACCAAGGCTGAGGAGGCGAGAAGTCCCCAGTTCAACGACTGATCTCCTATAGCGTCTAAAGCGTAGACCGTGATTGTGAGAGCTCCCTCAGGAGGAAACCCCATGTTGAAGGGGGTATTGGCGAATATTAGAGGATAGAAGAGCAGGTGCCAGTTAAAGACAAAGGAAAGGAGAAATACCGTGAAGAGGGTCCCCTTAGAGAGGGGGAAAACTATCCTAGTGAGCTTTCTTCTTATGCCAAAGACCTGCGCTGCATCCTCGTATGCCCTTGGGAAGTCCAGATAGTAATTGTAAAATATCCAAGTAGCGAAGGTCGCCGTGAATATTGGGGTGGATAGGATCAGGGCCCACCAGGTGTTAATTAATTTTATTGAGGAAAAAAGAATGTATAGAGGAATTATAAACGATGCTGCAGGTAAAGAATAAAGGTAAATCGAGAGAAACAAAATCCAACTCATACCTTTCCTAGCAGACTCATAGGACGCAGGTAATGAGAGTAAAACTGTCATGATAGAGGCTGATATACCTACGACCGCGCTCGTCACCAGATAAGGCACCGACCCAGAGAGTGCAGACACGAAGTAATTGGCAGTAAGGCCCGTGGGGAATAGAATTGGTGGGGAGTGGAAATCTAGACTTGCGTTTCTGAAGGCCACCAGGAGCATCCAATAAACGGGGAAGTCTAAAAGGAATATTACAACTCCTGTTAAGCCCAACACTAATGCCTTGAAGGCTTTGTCATGGATCTTTATCTCGAAGGACGGGAGGTACTTTTTCCTCCTGGACCTGAACAGGAATATCAATGTCAATGACGGGAGAGTAGCCATTAACCCTAGTATTGCAGCTACAACTTCTCCTCCAGAGAAGTTCCCGCTCAGGAAAATTTCATCGAACACTAAGAGGGGTAGCGTTGTGGAGGAATACCCAGGGCCCCCCTGTGTCATTACGTAAGGAAGGTCGAAGTTCCCCATGGCTAGGACAAATTGGAGTAGAAACGAGATCCAAAACGCCTTTCCCACCATCGGTATGGCTATCTTACTGTAGTATTGAGATAGGGATAAGCCATCCATTAGGGAAGCCTCCTTTATCTCCTTACCAATGGACTTCAGGGAAGAGACTATGACTAAAAAGGAGACGGGGATGGATGACCAAACGCTCACTCCGGTAACAGCCCAAATGGAAGTACTGCTCAAGTAAAGCGGGTCAAAGGGGACGTGGAACAAGTAGGAGAACCAGCCGTACTTGCCGTAGAGGCTAATGGTCCATATCAGGGCTGAGGAAGTGAAGGGTATGGTGTAAGGTAACATAACCAGAAGGGAGGTAAATCTTGACCCCTTCCTCATTATATCAACGGAGACACCTAAAAGTAAACCTATGAGTGACGAGAGTAGGGCCGTAAAAATAGCGAAAATCAGGGTATTGACTATTATTTCATATACCGGAATTAACCTAAAAATAGAGAACGCAGTCTTAAGGTTGACCCCCAGGAGGAAGAATGCGCCGAAAAAGGGAATAACTCCAAATAGCGTAACGTAAGTCAAGTATGGGAGATTGTACTTCATGAGTTCCAAGGCCCCGAAATTTTTTTGAATTTGAACCTAATTTCTTGCCCAATTTTTAATCTCTTGTGGTGGAAGGCCCTTATCTCCTCG belongs to Metallosphaera tengchongensis and includes:
- a CDS encoding 4Fe-4S binding protein, which gives rise to MQKMEYKVTEKVRRYERKFNFYTALATIFTGIFTWISAILKQVLMIETGILLFTTALTILAVNLVVDIKVKSHSNSWVYATPPREILKSADRIGKELCEHRPSLLEGNNPISRLVSKIFKKSWAHFAIILPSFVIFYVVMATGLIGYQKLGPAGISLVNFASDISWLFWFPLLWLLTWLANGRAWCQTCPFSGQAEWVHRLHPWKKMSKKLGLNLRWPIKYSTIFYSAVGFSVLTWMEEFYGIGGPGVPELTSVVLIYIGALELFISLLFQDRTFCRTICPLSAPLAVTTTISPLGTFRAKNPEVCKACTTKDCMRGNEKYHGCPWFASPGSKENSPMCGLASDCYKACPHENIDWQVKRFPWLSDLSSGKKRFDFALTVTLLTGVVLFQFLNALPVYSMIDGFLNSVTGWANFAQYLVPGLGKFGYSTDGYPNPLDYFAINLVPIIGVILAAKFEERRGVPLKWGFTTISYALIPVFAASILVRNLPKFLGGSPLILNEILDPTGAGMHNSAIYSTFWGSFLHSLGNDPLHASAAWWVLLVMEAVMAFGIYLGIRASNMLAETDGVSKWTYYAVVLGFGVTFMLVTYWMSSPANPALPFYNPYLGNVVYNPLQASPPF
- a CDS encoding CBS domain-containing protein; translation: MEPIVLIDVDRCVGCYMCQRACALAQCIEINEFTRFAEVVRPEDCTGCMACERACPYNCIEVLSEGVDVSARAKVTLSRVRRYMNKRLRTVFSTTTVKEGAMIMTKENIGSLLIWSDKLKIATETDILNAWYTGKENELLVAFSHEAVTVEGRATVQEALEVMIKKGIGHLPVLERGKLVGMLSIRDALRASSVTSPVKDQGIFPINPNGKVREFVKTCPVLQNPTNEKVLVTLREHGLKALLVRDNDRVGLISVRDLTKALALGRSLKDHAEPRWVKPISAEESISKAIAIMMEHNIRNMPVIDGEELKILSVKEIAKHAIWITAPERGA
- the hjc gene encoding Holliday junction resolvase Hjc, giving the protein MNKDVGRNAERELVSILRNAGYNSVRIPTSNSSGNPLPDVFAVRGSVLLSIEVKSTWERKVKVRSIQLDKILRFVSMFPLEGHALIAVKFKSLRQWRYFEVFSPSDVVVDTENTRPLEELLGQVILQGSEISTVVS
- a CDS encoding acetamidase/formamidase family protein is translated as MMYTIHSRLSHNKWDNSLPPVFSIKSGDVIKVESKEASDGQVTPSSTASDLLKLDFSRIHPLTGPIEIQNAEPGDALEIEFLDLQHKGWGWTGVLPGFGFLANDQYTTPIDLAGPALKIWKVREYAEAKFGDVTSVKIPLYPFPGVIGTALPSPGKFSTIPPRENGGNMDIKHLGKGSRLYLPVFVKGALLSLGDTHLAQGDGEVCGTAIEAPIDVTLRVTLHKGKGLQQPIFESPSVKETDYREYLAYPGIDHNLWEAGKKAVKGIISILSRFMSPVEAYMLASVAVDLKVSQVVDVPNWIVTAYLPKDIFPEDFRGKLSIF
- a CDS encoding ABC transporter permease subunit; translation: MKYNLPYLTYVTLFGVIPFFGAFFLLGVNLKTAFSIFRLIPVYEIIVNTLIFAIFTALLSSLIGLLLGVSVDIMRKGSRFTSLLVMLPYTIPFTSSALIWTISLYGKYGWFSYLFHVPFDPLYLSSTSIWAVTGVSVWSSIPVSFLVIVSSLKSIGKEIKEASLMDGLSLSQYYSKIAIPMVGKAFWISFLLQFVLAMGNFDLPYVMTQGGPGYSSTTLPLLVFDEIFLSGNFSGGEVVAAILGLMATLPSLTLIFLFRSRRKKYLPSFEIKIHDKAFKALVLGLTGVVIFLLDFPVYWMLLVAFRNASLDFHSPPILFPTGLTANYFVSALSGSVPYLVTSAVVGISASIMTVLLSLPASYESARKGMSWILFLSIYLYSLPAASFIIPLYILFSSIKLINTWWALILSTPIFTATFATWIFYNYYLDFPRAYEDAAQVFGIRRKLTRIVFPLSKGTLFTVFLLSFVFNWHLLFYPLIFANTPFNMGFPPEGALTITVYALDAIGDQSLNWGLLASSALVAALPVMIITLVTVDRILREDQRSGVKFV